The genomic segment GCTCTTGTCCGTGATCTTTTCCCTCACGCAGACGATGCCGGCAGCGGCCGCCTCGCAATGGCAGCGGCAAATGTCTTCAGCACAAAGCCCTGTCGTACCACTGTTGGAGGCTGATACCTCTGGGCTGCTTGCCGATGCGGCGGCCAAGGTTTTTGATCAGGCGCCATTGGTGCCGCGCACCTTACCGCTAGGCGCCATCAGGGAAATTCCTCCTGCTTTTTTGAAGAATGGCGTCGTGTCGCCTGACATGGTGCAAGCCGTTGCTAAGGCCCTCACTGATCTACAACAATTCACGCACGTGAATGTTGAGGTGCGCGTCGATGAGAAAGGACCCTTCCTTGCCTTTGACCTGCACTACACCGATCAATTCAACGAACGTGGGTCTGAGCTGCTGAGTCTCGCCACCTTCACCATCGACGACGCCCTCAATCGCCTCGAGCGCGAACAGAAAGAGCGTCCGCCAGGAGCGACCAACGAATTCGGCGAACGTGAACCAGTCGGCGCCGCGCGCCGTCATAGCGGTGGAGAGCTCGCTCAGGTTCGCGCGGATGAGGAGGCGATCAGTCGCCTGGCCAATCGCATCAACACTGACCCGGCCGTAACAAGAAGCGATCCGTCGGATCGCCAGAGCAATTACGAATTGATTCGGAACGCTCTTAAAGACTTCTGGGATGCTCTACCGTCGAAAACCCCTGAAGCGCGTGAGGCGTTAATCGGCGTCCTAACCTTAGAGCGGTTGGGTCTCTCTCCAGAAAACGCCCGCAAGTTTGCCGATGAGGCCGTTGCGGCCAAATATCTGCAGCCTGTTTCGCCAACAAGCGGCGGCGTTACCCGCTTTAGTGAAAGGCCGCAACGACCACCAGAAGAGCGAGGTGATCGTATCGTTCCGGAGACGAATATTGAGGGTGGACGACCCCAAGAGGCTCGCCCCTATTCTGTTCCCTCCGGGCCTTCCGGCGGCGCGCCGCAACAAGGCGATGGCGTGACGCCCTGGGAGATGCGGGAGGCGCTCGAAACTGGCTTTCGCGAGTACTATCACCTGCCACCGTCGGCTCCTGGTCAGCTTGTCCAGCTCAGCGCGCAGGCGACTGAAGAATGGGGGGCGCGAGTCATCGCGATTGAATACCCGGACACGTCGTCAACACCGTCAGCGGATCGCCGTGTCCTCGTGACCGTCAAACCGGGCGTCAAAGGCGACAGCCTCCTCCTGGCCTTGCTTCGCAAGCAGGTCACCGTGCCGCCCGTAGTGCTCACGCCCCTGCGTCAGCTGGCCTTGGAAAAAGCTGCCTATCTGTTATTAGCTGCTGGTGGCGTGGATAGTTCGCTTGAGCCTTCTGGCGTACCACCGGTCAGCCCTGAGCCCAGAGCCCCGCCCGCCGCAGGCGGAGGGGCCGCGCCGGAAGAGGACGCGGGACGGTGTGTGACCGGCGAGACGTTGCTTCCTCTCATCAGAGCAGACGTGGCTAGGAGCTGGCCCGCCCCGGCGATCGGGCCGGGGGAGCTGGAAGCTGGAAACAAAACCGGCGCCCAGCGCTTAGCTCCTAGCTCCCAGCCAACTCTTGTTCAGATCGTGGCAGTACAGCCAGGAGATTACGTACTCTCACTTAACGAGGAAACCCAACAGATCGAGCCGCACCGCATCAAGGGGCTGCTCGACATGGGGATCAAGCCGGTCTTTCGGCTCACCACGGCCTCGGGACGCTCGATTACGACGACGGCGACGCACCCCTACTTGACGCAGGCCGGCTGGCGGAAGGTCAGCGGCTTGAGTGTGGGCGAAGCGATTGCGGTGCCGAAACCGTCAGCGATAGATGTCGCGGCGATGGCCGACTTTGGTAATCAAAATGCAGTCAACGTCCCAGTCGAAGATCACGCGGTAGTCGCCGACTTGAAACCGATAGGCCGGGGTGGGACTGCCCACGATAGGTTCGGCAAAGTCCAGAGGATGGGGTTGGGCCAGATAGTGTTCGACTTTGTGCAGGATGCGGCGCTGAAGATCGCGGGGCAATTTCACGAACTGCCGCTCAGCGAAGCGAGTGAAGTCATACCGGATCATCCCATGCCGAGCCGCTTCTTGATGACAGCGCCGGAGCTGCGGCCCGAGCGGCGGGATCGTTCGAGCGAGGCTAAGAACGCGGGAGACGAGGCTTCCATATCCTCGAGCAATTCATCGAGCGCCTCGGCATCGAGAAACATGCCCACCGAGCGCGCGCCCTTATCGACCACGCGCACCACACCCTTCAAATGCTTTGAGGGATGGGCGAGAAAGGATGTCAACGAGACAACCTCTTCTCCAAGCAACGTCGCGGCTTTCATGGGATCTCCTTCATCAGTGGCCATTCCAGCCACGGCCAAGTATAGCACACCGTCAGAGCCGATGCCAACGGATGTGCTGTGGGATCGCATCGTCGCGATTGAACCCAGCGGTCGCCAACACGTCTATGACATCGAAGTCGAGGGCACCCACAACTTCATCGGCAATGGGATCGTGGCGCACAATACCTTCATCTCCCAGCCCTCAGCCCCCAGCCCTCAGCTCGCCGCAGGCGGCTCCGCCCCCGCCGCGCCGAACTTTTCCTCTGAGGGCGAACGAAGAGGATTCACGGGATCGATGGACCAGCCAGAATCCGAAGGTGACTATCACCCGGATGATGCTCGCCCCGCCGCCGTCGTACAAGACCTTCTGCCTCCTGAATTATTGAGCCGATTGAGTTCAGCCGATCTCGCATTGCTTCAGCGTATGCTGGAGCAGTTTCGGGTCGTGATCAGAGCTGCCGGGCCACAGAAAGGGACCCAGCAGGTCGTGGAGGTGGCGGCTCGCTTTCTTCTCGCTGACTTGACACGGGATGCAACGCTGATCGAGCTTCTCAGGGCTGGGATCGTGGATCATCACGATGCTGAACCGTTGGTGGGATGGCTTGAGGCAGAACGACGCACCATCAATATGCCTTTGACCGGCGGCCCCTCCAGCGTTGCCTCCGGGACTCCCACCGATCGCGCGCTGGAAAGTTCTAAGCCCCGGACTACTCCTCGGATGCTCCTTGCGGAAGATAACGAGGATGCGCGTCAGATCTTGAGCGAATTTTTCACGCGGAGAGGCTATGAGGTAGTCGCTGTGTCCGACGGCGCAGAGGCCCTCGCGGAAGCGCTACGCCAACCGTTTGATGTGATTGTGAGCGACCAGAGAATGCCTAACATGACAGGGCTCCAGTTCATTAGCGAGTTGCGGAAGCAGCGCGCGCAACCAGTACCGCCCACATTCCTTGTCACTGCAGAAGTGACGCCAGAAGTGACCTCGCGTGCGAATGAGTTGCGGACGACCGTGGTTTCAAAGAGAGAATCTCTAGATGCTATTGCAGCAAGAGTGGCTCAAACCCTTGCAGCTCTTCCTGTCGCACCCAACCCTGTCGCCGGCGGCACGCCGGACGACTCCGAACTCCGAACTCCGCACTCCGAACTTGATTCCGCCCCCGCCGCGCCAGCCGAAGGGCAACAGGTTAAAGGTCGAAGGTGGAAGGTGGAAGGTGGAAGCGATCCCCTTCGACCTTCGGCCGTCGACCTTCCACCTCAAATTCCCGGCGGCGCGCCGATGGCCGAGGAGCAGGATCAGCGGCGGCAGGCGCTGGCGGAGATTGACGCACTCATCGGGAAAGTCCGCCGTGGAGAGCGCGATGATGAAACGCTCTCACGGGCCATCTCCACCGAGCAAATCCACCGCTTGATCCCCGGCGCCCGCGGTGGCATGGATCTGCCAGCCGAGCCCTCTGGAGGACCCGCAGCGCCGATGTCCGACGATGCTGAGAGCGGCAAGGCTGTGGTAGCGACAGTCCTCTACGGCGATAAGCCCGGGCAATGGATTGAGCAAGATGTTGAGACCGTGGTGACAAACTTTGAAAGTCGTGTCGTCGTCCCACAGGATGCGGAGGAACGCTCGAGAGTCCGCTATTTGCTGCGGCGGTTGCATTACGCAACACTGGAAAACCGTTCAGCGATGCCGAAACTCATTGAGCAGTTCGCCACGGCGGTCGAGTTTTACCGCGCAGCGGACGGCCATCTGGCCGTGCGTCCGAAATCCGACATGACACAGCCAGCCGCCGCCGTGCCGACGGAAAACCTGTTTGCGCAGTTGTCTGAGCGCGAGCAGGGTCGCATCATGGCTTCGGTGGACGCGGTGTTACGAGGTGTCGGGCTTTCCAGTGATGAGCCCACGAGCTTACCGCTGAAGCTCTCCATCGCCGAGCTCCTGACAGAGTTTTATGAGGAGCGTGCGCTGGCGGAGGACACCGAAGCGGCCGTAGAGCGCGTGATCCGATCGGCCTCCCCCCACGTGAGCGCCGTCCAGATTGGCAGAGCCCTGGAGCAGACGTTGGAGACTCTCGCGCTGCTTCGGACCGATCGAGTCGTCACGGCGACTTCGCAGCGCGCCGTGCCGGTTCAGGACGTCTCGGACTCACCCCACGTCCCTGCGGCTGACGCTGCGCATGCGCGTCAACAGCTAGCACTTGCCGCGGTCGAAGATGCGGGGGCGTTGGCAAGCGAGCAGCAGCTGTTGGTTAATTCACTGGTGGCGTTGGCCGGCACCTATGGCATCGCGGAGCCGGACGCTCGTCCCGTCATGACCGAGGCCGTGAACGCGGCGCCGACCTTTCAAAATCCGTCGGTCGCGACGAATTTCATTGCGCAGCGGTTGTGGGCGCTGTCATACGACCAAGCCAAGACAATCGCTGAACGATTGTTATCGATCACACGCGGCGAAGCTGGTGGCTCCGTCCCGCCGCAGGCGGGACTCCCTCGTCCTGCGGACTCGGTCGGCGGCGCGCCGGAACGATCTTGGAAGCTGCTGCCAGAGCAAGAGCTCATCTGGCGTGATATCCAAAACCTTCTGCAAGGCGTGCTTGGCGTGAAACAACAGCAGCTCGATCAGATCCCTGTTTCGGCACGTCCACAAATCGTGGAGATCGTTGAACGCCACAACACCCGTGAACGTTCCGGCGATGGTCGCGCCGTGCTGCAAGCCGGCAGCGCAGAACTTCAAGAACATCTTCGCCGTTATCTTTCCCGACAACCACGTGACGATCAGCGGCGAGCGCTCGATGCCATCATCACTCAACTGGCCGCGCTCAGCAACGTTCCTGCCGCAATCGCCGGAGCTGCGCCTCCTCCAGCGGCCGCGCCAATCTTGCCCGAGACCACCTTAACCGAGACAACGATCGTGAATCGGGCCAGCTTCCCCTGGCTTCCTTCAGGACGCAACCTCATCCAAGTCGCTGACATCGTCACCCATGACGCGTTTAGAACGAAGTATCCGTATCTGGTCGATTCGCAGGGCCAGCTTCGCGATGGCGTGGTCGTGCGGGGATACCCGATTGATCCGCACACGGCGAAACCCAGCGCATCAAAGACCATGCTCGCGCTCAATGATTCTGTCGAAATTGCGAGCGAGGTGACATTTGATAACACCGTGCCGGTGCTGCGGCAGCAAGTGCAAGGTCGAACACTCACGTGGCGCCGGGCGATTGTCGTCATGTCCGATGCCCTTAGCATCATCGCCGAGCCATTCTGGGATCACTCGACGAGCCCTGCGATGCTGGATGTGAAGGTTCACGTCTACACGCGGGGAAGGGCTACATGGGGGCAGTCGCTCTTTCAGGGGATTGTGGTCGGGCTGGTGGATGCCGCAACGAATCAGCCTGTCGGAACGCCTCAGGCGTTGGATGACCTCGGTCTCGCATTGTTTCGAAAACTGGATGATCCTACCAAGGAATACCGGCTAACGTTCGCTCCCCCCCAGCAAGCCCAGCATGCTGCTGCTCCAACGGAAATTGCCGCCCCCGCGCCGGCTCAAAGCGTTGGCGCAGAGGGGCTGCCGGAAGGACCCGAAGTTCGCGGAGGCTCCAGCGCCGAGAGTCGTTCTGTTCGCGGCAAGCAACCCCAAGAAGGTCCCAGCGGCGCGCCGGAGAGGCTCATCGATTTGGTGGTGCCGGTGGGTCGCGATTTCACGCCGATGCAGTTGACGTACTCGCAAGGTCTCTTCGTGCTCTCCAGGTTGCTGAACAACGACCAGAGTGGCGCGTTGCGGGTCATCGCCGCAGATCCAGAGACCGGACCAACGAGGAAACCGTATATCTGGAAGGATCTCCAGGGGGAACCGATGCTCGTCAGCAAGCAGAACGATCGTTTGCAGGGATTGCCGACATCGGATGATGGCAGCTTCTTTGTCCTCTCTGATGCCGGAGCCGTCATTCTGGTGCAGGCTGGCGTGGCGGCATTTGCCTCCTTGCCCACGGTCTCGGATGAATCCCTCCGCCGGCTGCTCGAGCCGCAGGGCGTGTCCCGGGGTCCAGTGCGATCGTACGCCTCCGTGGGTGTGGAAGACCCCACGGCCTATATCACCGATCAGCCCGTCGGCCCTGAGGCGGTGTTCCCCGGCGCCGCGCCGAAGCCTGGTTTGACTGTTCGACAAGCAATTGACGCACTGCCGAATGGCGCGCGTGTACCGGTGCATCAGGTTAGTCTTGGCCCGCTCCTGCTCACAAAAGAGCAGCTTCCGAGTTATCTGGGCAAAGGACTAACGTATCGTGATGGGCAATGGTACCTGACGCCTGATGCCGCCGCGACCGAGGCTACCCCCGCCGCGCCGGAGATGACGGAGCTTCAGCGGGCGGCGCTGCAGGCCCAAACACCGCGGATCTACGACATCTGGCGCGTTCCCCAGGCTCTTCGGCCGATCATTGAGCAGCTCGCGCAGTCGGCCGCCGGCCGCAAGAATCCTGACTTAGTGCGCGGGATCTTCTCCCGCCTCGCCCTGGGGAAGTTCCAGCTTGATGAGATCCCACCGCTCTTGACGGATCCCGGGATCGAACGGCGCCTCACACCTGAAGAATCCGATGATTTACTGGCTCAGTGGACCGCCGCCGCGCCAGCGACATCTTCTGAGCAACCGCGGCCCCGCGTGTTAGTCGTTCATCCTGGCGGATTTAATATTCCAGATTGGTCTGCGGTGGAAAAGACGCATGACGTGACACGGGTAGATACCGTGGAAGCGGCCGTTGCTATGCTGCGGCAACAGCCCGGGACTTTTGATGGAGTGCTCATTGGTCCGGCCAGTCAACAAGCGGGGCTGGGACTGGAGATCGTCCAAGGGGATCTCGCGCAAATCATTCAGCGAACGGATCCGGGGGCGAAACCAACTATCGTTGCCACAAACGCACCGCTTGCCGATACCGTTCGGTTGCAGGAAGTGATTCGTGAGTTGCCAGAGCGCGGCCCGATTCGCGGCGGCGCGCCGGTCGAAAATCCCTCCCCCGAGTCCTTGACTAGTGCGCATCCCCCTGAGCATGCGGCAGAAGTTGCGGGCATGCCGGCGGCACACGTGGACATCGTTTCCTATACCCGCGGCCTGTTGTGGGAGCCGCATAGCCCGCTCGCATTTGAGGGTGCTGTCAACCGCCTGATGAACGATGGCTTTTCACGTCGCGATGCTGAAGAAGCGCTGTGGAAATCCAAGGAGGAAGAGTGGCAGTTACTTCAGAAACACGAGGTCACGCACATTTTTGAGCAGCTTGTTGATGAGCGCCTCGACCCTTCAGAACGCTTGAGACCTGAAGGCGCTAGGGCACACATTGAAGCACTGCTGAAATCTGACCCGCGCTCTCCCTTCGCGGAGACGGCGCCAGACGTCGCGCGCGTCCTGGTGTCCTACTACCTCTATCGCCACAGCCTCTTATTTGGGGTGGGTGGTGCTAGAACGCTGGCGCCAATATTTGGCGGAGCGCATCTGCCCGATGCCCGGTTGCCTGGAAACCCAACACGACCACAGACCGATTCATTGACAGGACAGCCTGACGCGCCGAATGAGCAGCGTGACCGCAGCACACTTCGCCCACAAATTCCTGGCGTGAC from the Candidatus Omnitrophota bacterium genome contains:
- a CDS encoding response regulator — translated: MREALETGFREYYHLPPSAPGQLVQLSAQATEEWGARVIAIEYPDTSSTPSADRRVLVTVKPGVKGDSLLLALLRKQVTVPPVVLTPLRQLALEKAAYLLLAAGGVDSSLEPSGVPPVSPEPRAPPAAGGGAAPEEDAGRCVTGETLLPLIRADVARSWPAPAIGPGELEAGNKTGAQRLAPSSQPTLVQIVAVQPGDYVLSLNEETQQIEPHRIKGLLDMGIKPVFRLTTASGRSITTTATHPYLTQAGWRKVSGLSVGEAIAVPKPSAIDVAAMADFGNQNAVNVPVEDHAVVADLKPIGRGGTAHDRFGKVQRMGLGQIVFDFVQDAALKIAGQFHELPLSEASEVIPDHPMPSRFLMTAPELRPERRDRSSEAKNAGDEASISSSNSSSASASRNMPTERAPLSTTRTTPFKCFEGWARKDVNETTSSPSNVAAFMGSPSSVAIPATAKYSTPSEPMPTDVLWDRIVAIEPSGRQHVYDIEVEGTHNFIGNGIVAHNTFISQPSAPSPQLAAGGSAPAAPNFSSEGERRGFTGSMDQPESEGDYHPDDARPAAVVQDLLPPELLSRLSSADLALLQRMLEQFRVVIRAAGPQKGTQQVVEVAARFLLADLTRDATLIELLRAGIVDHHDAEPLVGWLEAERRTINMPLTGGPSSVASGTPTDRALESSKPRTTPRMLLAEDNEDARQILSEFFTRRGYEVVAVSDGAEALAEALRQPFDVIVSDQRMPNMTGLQFISELRKQRAQPVPPTFLVTAEVTPEVTSRANELRTTVVSKRESLDAIAARVAQTLAALPVAPNPVAGGTPDDSELRTPHSELDSAPAAPAEGQQVKGRRWKVEGGSDPLRPSAVDLPPQIPGGAPMAEEQDQRRQALAEIDALIGKVRRGERDDETLSRAISTEQIHRLIPGARGGMDLPAEPSGGPAAPMSDDAESGKAVVATVLYGDKPGQWIEQDVETVVTNFESRVVVPQDAEERSRVRYLLRRLHYATLENRSAMPKLIEQFATAVEFYRAADGHLAVRPKSDMTQPAAAVPTENLFAQLSEREQGRIMASVDAVLRGVGLSSDEPTSLPLKLSIAELLTEFYEERALAEDTEAAVERVIRSASPHVSAVQIGRALEQTLETLALLRTDRVVTATSQRAVPVQDVSDSPHVPAADAAHARQQLALAAVEDAGALASEQQLLVNSLVALAGTYGIAEPDARPVMTEAVNAAPTFQNPSVATNFIAQRLWALSYDQAKTIAERLLSITRGEAGGSVPPQAGLPRPADSVGGAPERSWKLLPEQELIWRDIQNLLQGVLGVKQQQLDQIPVSARPQIVEIVERHNTRERSGDGRAVLQAGSAELQEHLRRYLSRQPRDDQRRALDAIITQLAALSNVPAAIAGAAPPPAAAPILPETTLTETTIVNRASFPWLPSGRNLIQVADIVTHDAFRTKYPYLVDSQGQLRDGVVVRGYPIDPHTAKPSASKTMLALNDSVEIASEVTFDNTVPVLRQQVQGRTLTWRRAIVVMSDALSIIAEPFWDHSTSPAMLDVKVHVYTRGRATWGQSLFQGIVVGLVDAATNQPVGTPQALDDLGLALFRKLDDPTKEYRLTFAPPQQAQHAAAPTEIAAPAPAQSVGAEGLPEGPEVRGGSSAESRSVRGKQPQEGPSGAPERLIDLVVPVGRDFTPMQLTYSQGLFVLSRLLNNDQSGALRVIAADPETGPTRKPYIWKDLQGEPMLVSKQNDRLQGLPTSDDGSFFVLSDAGAVILVQAGVAAFASLPTVSDESLRRLLEPQGVSRGPVRSYASVGVEDPTAYITDQPVGPEAVFPGAAPKPGLTVRQAIDALPNGARVPVHQVSLGPLLLTKEQLPSYLGKGLTYRDGQWYLTPDAAATEATPAAPEMTELQRAALQAQTPRIYDIWRVPQALRPIIEQLAQSAAGRKNPDLVRGIFSRLALGKFQLDEIPPLLTDPGIERRLTPEESDDLLAQWTAAAPATSSEQPRPRVLVVHPGGFNIPDWSAVEKTHDVTRVDTVEAAVAMLRQQPGTFDGVLIGPASQQAGLGLEIVQGDLAQIIQRTDPGAKPTIVATNAPLADTVRLQEVIRELPERGPIRGGAPVENPSPESLTSAHPPEHAAEVAGMPAAHVDIVSYTRGLLWEPHSPLAFEGAVNRLMNDGFSRRDAEEALWKSKEEEWQLLQKHEVTHIFEQLVDERLDPSERLRPEGARAHIEALLKSDPRSPFAETAPDVARVLVSYYLYRHSLLFGVGGARTLAPIFGGAHLPDARLPGNPTRPQTDSLTGQPDAPNEQRDRSTLRPQIPGVTAPPMEERRLPGLYDQKPIDAAGHGLPGPVYPTPPSEPTIDQVLSRPPVAATAEPVAKEATVEEALAAAALQQDASGVLITLKWVNVPLQAGPSYTIVPERPLRYIVQIPQALQSESLSEKGLGLLERLVNGNEFPEAIRHRFEPLARRYHVPIKEDLKRQEWIERLSDPALSPEEKAAARLMLRGLGVASAVELTPKNTGSSVEELLRDPLLRREGLVKGYDDEGRAMLAGQASLYVFDPINNERQPVDRTASLTLGQRLGVLQGDLSLQDARDSGRFIVLQPFDPTQVLQEIFIEGDGTAVGPALGAAAQLGFLQLFTPTHRRVTAGEMKAYLRETKGYAHVNDYVHAPMRYFASVGWVTREGNSFTADGSSNGDHIIYTATDEGLMAFRLAMEYPTHFQALFRFLPAVIWLDEYFLSRPRDPPRDAVLTTYRELINAAVEGFPKERNATARQVERHFVGELMTPTLVTLKAIFLKHPKLSKPVSLIDELVRRGRVDLSTIQAELTSEGYTAMLADGTDVPLKLDVEFLSEAFRLMSDPRLQWAALSTSQQGHTIVRFTPAGAEAVRLAWTPGVFVSYYPQRARFIDLLTTEGTEDHPLFATLFPRDAQGRETNLRRPVNAYATGENHKKRYYRDILQRTTPKFNGDLDAQPRLHVDIGTSNGELALEQYQRIMADTDRGRRLKEHPEDPRNQILLVLVDLNEEALNVAEQTLLNGGVPRHQYIRVIGDIKDPVQMERNIREAIARHVAAHPEYFGTTEGKYFEPKQDDRGEIIPDAQGRPQYTKGWTDIGMADGLETATFLIHNRPWVEVEDRAGIARWRTITGSIDHEIILHPVTGRLISVLEHDQQLFEFLKLWKPFLSLHGFITAELSSVNPPKLASNQGRINGVGNDAPHVESNQFTRDIRAVKNVAYAAGYDVETIAEYPRNSEPNISILEFKTRPDGTKAVATLPSSGTVPSAAPKPTMGRDDMTGETASLDSGDKSLLEVAEKRGLEDGQGKALNADHPAMQDAVIARMPGTGQLFTKEQVHSFFDQTDPRWIVVDLQALVSGIDDGESAIAALASMESQLRLPEANGRVGKDHRGVNFILTYDPTMPEAEREAVLNRPIDVGGERVQLRELFGKRKFTREEAVVEIPKLGGRVVVVRGAPNVSGARVIWTAVTLAAGGGQLPPFVKQEQDRSFVVTQADELPDGVEEDLRLLLASRRRGG